A genomic segment from Triticum dicoccoides isolate Atlit2015 ecotype Zavitan chromosome 1A, WEW_v2.0, whole genome shotgun sequence encodes:
- the LOC119283574 gene encoding uncharacterized protein LOC119283574 yields MPIISGSSHRDGAIYKRAAYWEHNYFFDIADRTETRLEPARAYDIPRNMMQIFSMKLAKAPINSGSIQLYGYIAARDEVDLRLNYVFNRSRDDPIIVQQGSLIEMNGPKRAILLIFDVLLEFDMRIKNGENEEDDLQLIDGISEFDGLRMSWRPHEVRIGGNCGAVDTSFALVHSSVEATVQVIISKVQTGFDLSLSSTIALLEMNKEFQLFSGNISESCGLGSFVIAVTWDTLMNLKFKVDHEGCNNNIERNCSFKAKLNGHTSHQLNLETASILVKVTWAVLPASLSN; encoded by the coding sequence ATGCCGATAATTTCAGGGAGCAGCCACCGTGATGGTGCTATATACAAGAGAGCGGCTTATTGGGAACATAATTACTTTTTTGATATCGCTGACCGTACAGAGACTCGGTTGGAGCCAGCGCGTGCATACGATATACCGCGTAACATGATGCAGATCTTTTCAATGAAGTTAGCTAAAGCTCCTATCAACAGTGGCTCAATACAGTTATATGGATATATAGCAGCACGTGATGAAGTTGATCTAAGACTCAATTATGTTTTCAATCGTAGCAGGGATGATCCCATCATCGTGCAGCAGGGTTCTCTAATTGAAATGAACGGCCCTAAGAGAGCCATCCTGTTGATATTTGATGTGCTACTTGAGTTTGACATGAGGATCAAGAATGGGGAGAATGAAGAGGATGATTTACAGCTGATTGATGGAATCTCAGAATTTGACGGTTTACGCATGTCGTGGAGACCGCACGAGGTTCGCATTGGTGGAAATTGTGGTGCAGTTGATACGTCTTTTGCACTTGTTCATAGTTCAGTTGAGGCCACAGTACAAGTTATCATATCAAAAGTGCAGACTGGCTTTGATTTATCTCTCAGTTCTACGATTGCTCTTCTGGAGATGAATAAAGAATTCCAGCTCTTCAGTGGAAATATTAGTGAGTCCTGTGGCTTAGGAAGCTTTGTGATTGCTGTCACATGGGATACGCTGATGAATTTGAAGTTCAAGGTTGATCACGAAGGCTGTAACAATAATATTGAACGCAATTGTTCCTTCAAAGCTAAGTTAAATGGACACACCAGCCATCAGCTAAATCTCGAGACTGCCTCAATTTTAGTTAAGGTGACTTGGGCTGTGTTGCCTGCATCGTTGAGCAATTAA